One Edaphobacter flagellatus genomic region harbors:
- a CDS encoding PspA/IM30 family protein: MPLLERIGTLLRANLNDLIDRAEDPEKLCRQLVLDMENQLMQVKTQVAMAIADQHLLTKKHKEHSDAVIEWHRKAEVAVEKQKDDLARVALERSLENEKMAKGFAQQIEDQTAETELLRSAYSRLERKLAETRSACEMLIAQNRRARATGKANATRGAGVLGQRGSAVARLKESVQQQQAMNAASHMLLETGSAEDRLDALERDERIERLLAELKERQPRLT, translated from the coding sequence ATGCCGCTGCTGGAGAGAATTGGAACGTTGTTGCGGGCGAATCTGAATGACCTGATCGACCGAGCCGAGGACCCGGAGAAACTCTGCAGGCAGCTGGTGCTGGATATGGAAAATCAGTTGATGCAGGTGAAGACACAGGTGGCGATGGCGATTGCCGATCAGCATCTGCTGACGAAGAAGCACAAGGAGCACTCCGACGCAGTGATCGAGTGGCACCGCAAGGCCGAAGTAGCAGTCGAAAAACAGAAAGATGATCTGGCTCGCGTTGCGCTGGAGCGGAGCCTGGAGAACGAGAAAATGGCGAAGGGCTTCGCGCAGCAGATCGAAGATCAGACCGCCGAGACCGAGCTGTTGCGCAGCGCCTACTCGCGGCTCGAGAGGAAGCTGGCAGAGACGCGCAGCGCCTGCGAGATGCTGATCGCGCAGAACCGCCGCGCACGTGCGACAGGTAAGGCGAATGCAACGCGCGGCGCCGGCGTGCTGGGCCAGCGAGGATCGGCCGTGGCGCGCCTGAAGGAAAGCGTGCAACAGCAACAGGCCATGAATGCGGCAAGTCACATGCTGCTCGAGACCGGTTCGGCAGAGGATCGGCTCGATGCGCTGGAGCGTGATGAGCGCATCGAGCGGCTCCTGGCGGAGCTCAAGGAGCGTCAACCTCGTCTAACCTAG
- a CDS encoding Crp/Fnr family transcriptional regulator: MAQGSRDCITCAVRKEDCFCSLTSDALADLQSIGHLTHFEPGELALHEGYIADKVYVMCHGRMKLTASSAEGKLLIVRLAKPGDVLGLAAVLKGSTHKVTAEALEPCEAKAIGRAEFLAFMDRYRDVSRNTALTLALEYEGAMLSARRLALSGSASSKLAHVLLDWGGMGKQPAEEPFAFRMPLTHEELGNMAGLSRETVTRLLTKFRHEGMVQQQGEQIILPRPSAMQAKYCS, translated from the coding sequence ATGGCGCAGGGCAGCCGCGACTGTATAACCTGTGCGGTGCGCAAGGAGGACTGCTTCTGCAGCCTGACTTCCGATGCCCTCGCCGACCTTCAGTCCATCGGACACCTCACGCACTTCGAGCCGGGCGAGCTGGCTCTGCACGAAGGCTATATAGCCGATAAAGTCTACGTGATGTGCCACGGCCGTATGAAGCTGACCGCCTCTTCGGCCGAGGGCAAGCTGCTCATCGTGCGGCTGGCCAAGCCGGGCGATGTGCTGGGACTGGCGGCCGTACTGAAAGGCAGCACGCATAAAGTCACCGCGGAAGCGCTGGAGCCGTGCGAGGCCAAGGCAATTGGCCGCGCCGAGTTTCTCGCCTTCATGGACAGGTATCGCGACGTAAGCCGCAATACGGCGTTGACGCTGGCCCTGGAGTACGAGGGGGCAATGTTGAGCGCGCGCCGGCTCGCACTCTCTGGCTCGGCCTCAAGCAAGCTGGCCCACGTGCTGCTGGACTGGGGCGGCATGGGGAAGCAGCCGGCAGAGGAGCCATTCGCGTTTCGTATGCCGCTCACGCACGAAGAGCTTGGGAACATGGCCGGCCTGTCCCGCGAGACCGTGACCCGGCTGCTTACAAAGTTCCGGCATGAGGGGATGGTGCAGCAACAGGGCGAGCAGATCATTCTCCCTCGGCCCTCTGCCATGCAGGCGAAGTATTGCTCATAA
- a CDS encoding glycoside hydrolase family 5 protein yields the protein MSTISYFFLAVFHFLALVWATIHPDVNPHQQKASLRQIATEVRVEYRENRTALAQKRLVLASTRAADTGYWHTSGNQILDDRGTPVRIQGINWYGFETVRKVPGGLAVQDYRTILETIHSSGFNTVRIPLSNDMVEHPIVPEAISFTGEHGEMNQPLRGLNSLQILDRVIEYAGQIGLKVILDNHRSEAGDSAEQSGLWYTAAYPESAWITDWQMLARRYAGNTTVIGVDLRNEPHNANSGGACWSGCGERDWHLAAQRGGNAVLAINPRLIVFVEGVDAVNNDFYWWGGNLEGVRHAPVHLDVANQLVYSAHDYGPNEYHQKWFNGATAASLEAVFNRHWGYISREGIAPVWVGEFGTTNLTRDIVGTESGSEGQWFCALVAYLAKNSDISWTSWALNGEDANGLLDSDYGKPANPFKLTALNNLMASTPRPIAPAGPQVMLAAAQPQAIAPQTTAQQVIAPQPVAFQPAVIARLRAQQTKNMSIAYTPHLPASVLNPQPSIEPMEHTPEAAHSQHESAGGDL from the coding sequence ATGAGCACGATTTCCTACTTTTTCCTGGCTGTTTTCCATTTTCTTGCTTTGGTCTGGGCCACGATTCACCCCGACGTCAACCCCCACCAGCAGAAGGCGTCCCTGCGTCAGATCGCAACCGAGGTTCGCGTGGAATATCGCGAAAATCGGACTGCGCTCGCACAGAAGCGTCTGGTTCTTGCCTCAACCCGCGCCGCCGATACCGGCTACTGGCACACCAGCGGCAACCAGATCCTGGACGATCGCGGCACCCCCGTGCGCATTCAGGGTATCAACTGGTACGGGTTCGAGACTGTGCGCAAGGTCCCCGGCGGACTAGCCGTGCAGGATTACCGCACCATCCTTGAGACCATTCATAGCTCGGGCTTCAACACCGTTCGCATTCCGCTGTCGAACGACATGGTCGAGCACCCCATCGTGCCCGAAGCGATCTCCTTCACCGGCGAGCATGGCGAAATGAACCAGCCCCTGCGCGGGCTGAACTCGCTGCAGATTCTTGACCGCGTGATTGAGTATGCCGGTCAGATCGGGCTGAAGGTGATCCTGGACAATCATCGCTCTGAGGCCGGTGACTCGGCTGAGCAGAGCGGCCTCTGGTACACCGCTGCCTACCCCGAGTCGGCATGGATCACCGATTGGCAGATGCTTGCCCGTCGTTATGCGGGTAACACGACCGTCATCGGCGTCGATCTGCGCAACGAGCCGCACAACGCCAACTCCGGCGGAGCCTGCTGGTCAGGCTGCGGCGAGCGCGACTGGCACCTGGCCGCACAGCGCGGCGGCAACGCCGTCCTCGCCATCAACCCGCGCCTGATCGTCTTTGTCGAAGGCGTGGACGCGGTGAACAACGACTTCTACTGGTGGGGCGGCAATCTCGAGGGCGTGCGTCACGCGCCAGTGCACCTCGACGTTGCCAACCAGCTTGTCTACTCGGCCCACGACTACGGCCCGAACGAGTACCACCAGAAGTGGTTCAACGGGGCTACGGCTGCTTCGCTTGAGGCCGTCTTCAACCGTCACTGGGGCTATATCAGCCGCGAGGGCATCGCTCCGGTCTGGGTTGGCGAGTTCGGCACGACCAACCTGACGCGCGATATCGTCGGCACCGAGTCCGGTTCCGAGGGCCAGTGGTTCTGCGCGCTGGTCGCCTATCTAGCGAAGAACTCCGACATCAGCTGGACCTCCTGGGCGCTGAACGGCGAGGACGCCAACGGCCTGCTCGATTCCGACTACGGAAAGCCAGCCAATCCGTTCAAGCTCACGGCACTGAATAACCTGATGGCCTCGACACCACGGCCGATCGCACCGGCTGGTCCGCAGGTGATGCTTGCCGCAGCGCAGCCGCAGGCAATTGCACCGCAGACGACGGCACAGCAGGTGATCGCTCCTCAACCGGTTGCCTTCCAGCCTGCCGTGATCGCACGGTTGAGAGCGCAACAGACGAAGAACATGTCCATCGCGTATACGCCTCATCTTCCGGCGTCGGTGCTCAACCCCCAGCCTTCTATAGAACCGATGGAACACACCCCCGAGGCGGCACATTCTCAACATGAGTCAGCCGGGGGCGACCTCTAA
- the ruvA gene encoding Holliday junction branch migration protein RuvA: MIAHLRGRLLSKTPNQVIVDCNGVGYEVTISVATFSELPAENSEAALFIHTHVREDQLALFGFATTQEKRLFEKLLTISGIGPKLAITVLSGISPERLVTAIRGGDHATLTKIPGIGKKTAERVVLELKDKLDDLAIPDLASATGGAHHGPVADDALSALVNLGYPRPVAQKAIETAIEKNSSVGGDFESLFRAAMAAIR; encoded by the coding sequence ATGATCGCTCACCTGCGCGGACGCCTCCTCTCCAAGACCCCCAATCAGGTCATCGTCGACTGCAATGGCGTCGGCTACGAGGTCACTATCTCTGTCGCCACGTTCTCGGAGCTGCCCGCCGAGAACAGCGAGGCCGCGCTCTTTATCCATACGCACGTTCGCGAAGACCAGCTTGCCCTCTTCGGCTTCGCCACCACGCAGGAGAAGCGGCTGTTTGAAAAACTGCTGACGATCTCGGGTATCGGCCCCAAGCTGGCTATCACCGTCCTGAGCGGCATCTCGCCCGAGCGCCTCGTCACCGCGATTCGCGGCGGAGATCATGCCACCCTGACGAAGATTCCCGGCATCGGGAAGAAGACCGCCGAGCGTGTCGTGCTGGAGCTGAAGGACAAGCTCGACGACCTTGCCATCCCCGATCTTGCTTCGGCGACAGGCGGGGCGCATCACGGACCGGTCGCCGACGATGCGCTTTCGGCGCTGGTTAATCTGGGCTACCCGCGCCCGGTTGCGCAGAAGGCCATCGAAACAGCGATTGAGAAAAACTCTTCCGTCGGAGGCGACTTTGAATCCCTTTTCCGCGCCGCGATGGCAGCAATCCGCTAA